In the genome of Oligoflexus sp., the window CAGTCCACGCAGATGCTGACTTTTGCGTATAACTATCCCATGCTCGGCAGCAAATACATTTCGGGAAGAGCCGGGGTGGCTCTATCGCGGGACGAAGCTGTGATCCGCAGTTCGGATCCGGATGTCTCTACGCGTAAGAACGAGGCTTATAACTTCGGGGCTTATTTTGGTTTGGGTGTGATGACGACGTCCACTCTTGCCGTTTCCTTCGATTGGAATAACGCTCAGTTTCTAGCGGGTTCGGCTGGGATTTTGTTGGCAACCGCAAGGAAACAGAGTTTGAGTCTGGGGGTGGGATGGCGTATTTAAGGCTTATTTTTATAGGTTTTCTCTGCCTCCCCGAACTTCTTTATGCGGGTGGCTTCGCCCTTCGTTTTGGTCCGCCTGCAGTCGGTAGTGGGGGACCGAATCCTGTATCCATCCCGCCTGCGGGTCGGGATATGGGGCTGTCCTATGTCACGGATAAGGGTACTGAATATAACCTGGCGATCACTGGATTTTCCGTGGCCTCGCGAACCAAAACCAAATGGGGTGGATACAGCAGCCTCGGAGCTGGATTCGCGTTCAGTGCCAACGGCGGTGGTATCGGGCCTTATGGTGGGTTTGGAATAGAGCTTGGCTGCGGTGGGTGGATAGGTTGTTTTTCTGCGGAATTCACGCAGGCGATAGGAATAGGCTTCGGTGGGCTTGCGAGTCCGACCGCTCTGCGTATTGGAGTCATGAAATGGTTTTAATACTCCTCTTCACTCTCCTCATGACAACAGATGCCTCAGCCTTTGTGCTTCTCTCCGGCCCCAAGGAAGCTCGCCTCGACGTCAGTGAAGAAAACCCGCGCATCACTTTTGAATTAAGCATGGACCCACCATCCATCGAGAAAAAAGAAGAATTCATGGACGGCGCCTATGCCGACCTCAGCGATTCGGACTTCTGGCTCATGCTCGTGCAACTCGCCATGCAGCCCTGGAATAACGTCGCCGATTCCTACATCGAACTCGACGTCACCTTCTCTGATCAGGCCACTCTCAACAGCGAAGACCGCGTCTTCTCCATCGTCACCGGCAAAACCAATCTCAGTTCCGCAGCCTTCGCCGCCCCCGCTGTCGAAAACAAAAGCATCGTCGACTGCGACATCAACGTCTCGGACCGCGGCAGCTCCGCCAAGTCTCTGGCCTTCACCCTTATGCATGAAATCGGTCACTGCCTCGGACTCGGCCACAATCACAGCGACTACTCAGCCGTAATGGGCTATGCCCGCACCGACCGCACTCTGACCCTCGGCCTTGATGACGAGGCCGGCGTAGTCTACCTCTACCCCCTCTCCACCGTCTCTAAACCGCGTGAACTCGCAGGTTGCGGCATCATCACCGGCACAAACCAGCCCCAACCCTGGCTCCCTCTCCTCCTCCTCGCGCCCATTTGTCTGCCTCTAATCCGACAAACCCGCGAAAAATTCAAAGCCAGGGCTTGAGCCCACACCCCATCCTAAGTTAACTTAGGCCCCTGCATCGCGAGCCCTCGTGGTGGAATCGGTAGACACACAGGACTTAAAATCCTG includes:
- a CDS encoding matrixin family metalloprotease, with protein sequence MVLILLFTLLMTTDASAFVLLSGPKEARLDVSEENPRITFELSMDPPSIEKKEEFMDGAYADLSDSDFWLMLVQLAMQPWNNVADSYIELDVTFSDQATLNSEDRVFSIVTGKTNLSSAAFAAPAVENKSIVDCDINVSDRGSSAKSLAFTLMHEIGHCLGLGHNHSDYSAVMGYARTDRTLTLGLDDEAGVVYLYPLSTVSKPRELAGCGIITGTNQPQPWLPLLLLAPICLPLIRQTREKFKARA